The genomic segment attataaaaatgcatcTTATATCTAAGGAAAATCATGGCAAATAGAGCAATTTGTTGATGTGACCGAATGTTCAAGACACATTGGCTTCTTACATTTGGCGCACAGCTTTCTGTTTTTTCTACGGCGTTTTTCCTCTTGTGCGTAACATAAATAGCAAGATCCGGACACAGGTTTTGGCGTGCGCGCTGCGGCAGATGTTGATGCTGCTGTTGACACCACTGACTCCACCGGTCGGTTGAAATATGCTTCAATAGCATTTTTGTCGGAAAATTTCGTGTCACTTGACGATTTATGGCTCTGGCTTCAATAATGGGCATACACAATGCTTCAGCCAAGCTGCGCAGGATCTGCTTACGCTTGTTGTGTGTTCTCCAAGGCAACATAGGGTTATTCAAATCGTAGACAATGTAGGCTGCAAGAGCTGTAATGTCCAACATGTTGAAGAGCATCGCTAGTGGCCATCGTTTTATTTGTCTTTGTGTTGGATATTCCGCTAACATTTGGTCCATTCGATCAACACCACCTTTGGTACgattataatattcaattatttcaggTTTCCCACTGTCAGCTATTTCAGCATCATTATGCATGGTCGAAAGCAAAattactgctttattttttttgggaacATACATAAGAGCACATTgtcacattatttttgaagccaaatgtcgTTGAACCAATTGTCCTGTTTTTGTTCTGCTTCATTTCTTGAGAAATATATCATTTGTTTTTGCGCAAAGCTCCAACGATCGTGAATTTCCAGGTGAGAAGCAGTTCCGCAACTGGCAAGGTCGTAAACAAATTGTCCATTGTAATGTTTCGGCCACTTCCTTGGTATTTGGCAGACAAATCCTTCATCACTCGTTCGCCTTGGTTTGTTTCCCTACCAGTTTCTGCTTGGCCAGTAAATATTTGTCCATGCAGTGGATATGCATTTGTGGCATCGCAAATCCACCAAACCTTGACACCATATTTAGCAGGTTTTGTCGGTATGCACTGCGTAATCCGTGTGCGTCCACGGTAGGGAAATAATTGTTCATCAATCGTCAAGCATGAGCTGGGCTTGTAATGTGCAGTAAGATTATTGTTCATCATCGTCCACAACTCACTGATCGGTGCTGCTTTATCAGTTAGTAAGCGTGTTGCACGAGTGCTTTTATCGTCAAATCTTAGGAACCGCAATATCGAACAGAAACGGTTGACTGCCATTGTGGCGCGACATAAAGGATAGTTTCTGACGCTCCATAAATCTCGAACAAGTTCTCCATTGCTATGGTTCGCACCAGTCATAATAAGTATGCCAAAAAATGCATACAGCTCTGTTATTGACACAGGCGTCCATGACTTAGGAGTTGCGTTTGGATGCGCATTGTTGTAAGCATTATAAGTTTCTTTAGCTAACTTATTTGTGTGGCGCATAATTATATCAGCCATTTCAACGTTCATGAAACATTtgaacatttaggtataaaaccgattttctcgcatgtgcacatttagcaatccatatcgagttgattcaaatcattcacgtcacatattcaagttaattaaccttcgtcatcttgcagaagttggcataaagccataacggcagcgattttggaaaaattccacaaacttatatttaggtattaaattgaattttttgtatatacccatttagcaatatatgtcgagttgtttcaactctataacttcacatatgtaaattaattaaccctcatcatcttactcaagctgacataagaccaaaacggcagtgcatttggaaaattccataattttacatttcgatataaaaccgattttcttgcatgtacacatttagaaatccataacaatttgcctcaaatcattagcttaacatattaaaattaattaacctttatcatcttactcaagtcgacataagaccataacggcagtgcatttggaaaaattccacaatattacattcaggtataaaactgattttcctgcatttaaacatttagcaatccatatcgagttgattcaaatcactaacgtcacatattcaagttagttaacctggtcatcttacagaagttggcataaagccaaaacggaagtgcatttggaaaaattccagaatttcacatttaggtataaaaccaattttctttcatatacacatttggcaatctatgttgaatggcttcaatTCATTACCTTctcatatcaaagttaattaaccatcttcatcttactgaagttggcataacaccaaatcgacagagcatttggaaaaattccacaaatttacatttatgtataaaaccgatttgcctgcatttaaacatttatcaatccatatcgagttgattcaaatcattaaattcacatattgaatttaattaaccatcttcatcttagagatgttggcataaaaccaaaacgagagtgcatttgaaaaaattccacaactctacatttaggtataaaaccgatttttctgcatttaaacatttagcaattcatatcgagttgattcaaatcattagcgtcacatattagtgtcaattaaccttcgtcatcttacagaagtgtgcataaaggcagaacggcaatgcatttggaaaaattccacaattttacatttaggtttcaaaccgattttcctacatatacacatttagaaatcctcaACAAATTGCATTATaccattggcttcacatattaaagttaactaactttcgccatcgtacaaaagtaggcataaagccaaaacggctgtgcattttgaaaattccagaattttacagttaggtataaaaacgatttttttgcttgtacacatttagaaatccatatcagttttcctcaaatcattagcttaacatatgaaTGTTAATTACCCctcattccagaattttacatttaataataaaccgattttcttgcatatacacattaagaagtccacaacgaattgcttcaaatcattagcttcacatataaaagttaatttaccttctttatcttactgaagtgtgcataaagacaaaacggtagtgcatttggaaaaatttcacaattttacatttaggaataaaaccgattctcgtgcatatacacattttgcaatctatgtcgaatggcttcaaatctttagcttcacaaataaaagttaattaaccgtcttcatcttactgaagttagcataaagccaaaacggcagtgcctttggaaaaaattccataattttacatttaggtataaaaccgactttctcgcatgtacatatttagaaatccatatcaagtttcctcaaatcattagcttaacatattaaagataattaaaccTTATCATCatactcaggttgacataagaccataacgggcgtgcatttggaaatgaggccataattttacatttaggtattaaaccgattttcttgcatgtacaccttaagaaatccttatcaagtttcctcaaatcattagcttaacatattaaatttaattaacccttatcatcttactcaagttgacataagaccataacggcagtgcatttggaaaaattccacaatattacattcaggtataaaaccgattttcctgcatttaaacatttagcaatccatatcgagttgattcaaatcactaacgtcacatattcaagttagttaacctggtcatcttacagaagttggcataaagccaaaacggaagtgcatttggaaaaattccagaatttcacatttagatataaaaccaattttctttcatatacacatttggcaatctatgttgaatggcttcaattcattaccttcgcatattaaagttaattaaccatcttcatcttactgaatttggcataacaCCAAAtcgacagagcatttggaaaaattccacaaatttacatttatgtataaaaccgatttgcctgcatttaaacattaagcaatccatatcgagttgattcaaatcattaaattcacatattgaatttaattaaccatcttcatcttagagatgttggcataaaaccaaaacgagagtgcatttggaaaaattccacaactctacatttaggtataaaaccgattttcctgcatttaaatatttagcaattcatatcgagttgattcaaatcattagcgtcacatattagtgtcaattaaccttcgtcatcttacagaagtgtgcaAAAAGGCagaacggcactgcatttggaaaaattccacaattttgcatttaggtttcaaaccgattttcctacatatacacatttagaaatcctcaacgaattgctttatattattagcttcacatactaaaaataATTAGCTTTCGCCATCATaaagaaattggcataaagccaaaacggtagagcatttggaaaaattatacaatttaacgtttaggtataaaactgtttttcctgcatttaaacactaagcaatccatatcgagctGATTTTTATCATTAACGttttatattcaagttaattaaccttcttcatcttaccaaagttaacataagaccataacggcagagcagttggaaaaaattcgataattttacatttaggtataaaaccgaccttcttgcatgtacacatttagaaacccatatcaagttgcttcaaattaaaaaatgaacatattaaagttaattaatcttcttcatcttactgaaattggcataaagcgataacgtcagtgcatttgtaaatattccacaatattacatttaggtataaaaccgattttctggcatgtacacatttacaaatccatatcaaattgcttcaaatcattagcttcacatattaaagttaattaactttcttcaccttactaaagttggcatagagccataacggtagtgcatttagaaaaattccacaattttatatctatatacataaaaatggatgccatttttcgttgtgactttataactcaataacaggctcacctatccaaaccaaatttttagGCTTTGTTTGGACTATTCAGTAGATgatttgtgttttgaaattttaagaatcgGATACCAGGGTCTCGAGAAATAGGCCAAAACGTGGACCCGGATAACCCTAGGATGTGTTTGCACAATATGGGTAGCAAATGGAAGTTGTTGATGATTTCTATAGTATAGAGTAGTTTTGATGCCGCTCCGTGACTAGGGTCTCGAGATATCGgccaaaatgtttaaaaaatttcaccacacatattttttttatttgactcgTACCTACTTGGAAAGCTGAAAAGCGCTCAATGTAtggtgaaattatttttaaaaacataccaaaaacccatttgtttggTCAGATTCATCCCACTTAGATAGCGGATTATACGTTTTCatattaacacacatacatcaaTAATAGTTTAGTTATTTACTAAACAATTTGTTACCTACTTAGCTACGCTCTTTCGCTCtcaaaatttatgaacttttaaatttttgcaaatttattttatgggcaatcaagatgtggaagttgatacacgttgtggtcacaatccaaccgtcaagcgaatcattgttcAACAACtgtaaacatttcttcacgagaataatgaattagtgaagatgttcaaaatgccactggatcggatgccatcagacagccataatattgtaataagagccgacaaaacacctgctggagagcatgcaaagaggtttaattcaccgacaatagatgaagtggctattgtcgtgttggagagaatttgcaatcaagagatattgcaCTTCATCGCCCgaaaaatgaattgaaacgtgtatatgaaacgcatagagtttatgatgctttacaatacccattaattttctggcagggagaagatgggtaccattttaatatcaaaatggttaatccaacaacaggtaattagattatacaaaataaaatattttatatgttcaatatataaatgtatttttttatcatatgtacttccaggtgctgatacacacaaaaaagtcagtgccatgaattattatgcatacagactcatgatccgtgaaggtgaagtaaatcacattttgatgtgtcaacggctctttcatcagtatgccgTGGACATGTACGttaaaattgagactgaaagattgacatacatccgtcttaaccaacagcagcttcgatctgaagagtacattcatcttcgcgatgcaatcaatgctgacggcaatgtaaataatgtaggaagaaagACAATTTTACaggccacttacatcggaagcccgcgccacatgcacgagtacgctcaagatgcgatgtcttatgttcgaaagtatggcccacaatggattgaaataaaaaaagaactgctacacaaccaaacaccacttgataggcatgacatcacagccagagtttacaagcaaaaattaaaatctttaatgaatttcattacaaagcatcgtgtgtatggccaagtacgttgttggatgtactctgttgagtggcaaaagcgcggtttgccacatgctcatatattagtctggttggttgacaaaataaggccagaagaaattgattccattatttcagccgaaatttctgatgaaacggttgacccaaaattgcatacgatagtaactaaacacatgatacatggaccttgcggagttttcaacaacagctcaccgtgtatgatcgacggcaagtgctccaaacggtacccgagaaacttgcttgctgaaaccatctcgggaatcgatggttacctattgtatcgtcggcgatcagttgaggacggtggacgatctgtagatgtcaagatgaaaggacaagattttcatgtagacaatcgttggattgtgccgttctcgcccatattgtccaaaacttttgaagctcacatcaaagtggaattttgtaactctgtgaaatccataaagtacatatgtaaatatgttaacaaaggtagcgacatggccatgttcgcagtaacaaacacaaatgatgaagtgtctcactgtcagatgggtcgctatgtaagcagcaatgaggctatttggcgcatattttcgtttgcaattcatgaaagacatcccactgtattgcatttggcagttcatttagaaaatggacaacgagtgtatttcaacccaaacaacgctgtggatagagcggcacgtccacctgtgaccacattgacaggtttcttctcaatttgtgcaactgatcaattcgctcgcactttgctgtatgcttatatgccgcgctactacacatggaacgcatcatcaaagtcttttcagcgtcgtaaacaaagaacaccacttgaaggatatgaaaatgtatttgccacagatgctataggccgtatatatacagtacatcctaataacgatgaatgttattatcttagattgctATTGGTGTATGTTCCTGGTCCGatatcttttcaacaattgcgaacagttgatggacatctgcgtgcgacttaccgtgaggcatgtcaattattacggttgcttgaaaacgattcgcattgggattggatcttcatcgccgcatcgaattcgcacactgtttgcgattataacatcgacatgtttcccctcaaatccgaatgatttgtggatgaaatatagggatgacatgtctgaggatgtgttgcatcgcgtgcgttgtgaaactttgaatcctacattggatattacggcagagatttacaatgacatattgatcataatagaagatatgtgtttgttgatggcaaataaagtattgtcgtgtttgggcctgacagca from the Bactrocera tryoni isolate S06 unplaced genomic scaffold, CSIRO_BtryS06_freeze2 ctg7180000339423_QRY, whole genome shotgun sequence genome contains:
- the LOC120779363 gene encoding uncharacterized protein LOC120779363; this translates as MADIIMRHTNKLAKETYNAYNNAHPNATPKSWTPVSITELYAFFGILIMTGANHSNGELVRDLWSVRNYPLCRATMAVNRFCSILRFLRFDDKSTRATRLLTDKAAPISELWTMMNNNLTAHYKPSSCLTIDEQLFPYRGRTRITQCIPTKPAKYGVKVWWICDATNAYPLHGQIFTGQAETGRETNQGERVMKDLSAKYQGSGRNITMDNLFTTLPVAELLLTWKFTIVGALRKNK